The following proteins are co-located in the Pedobacter sp. FW305-3-2-15-E-R2A2 genome:
- a CDS encoding bestrophin family ion channel: protein MLIAQHIKLSRILINTWQVDLIMIVSCSITYFAREFLITHNLDIPAIIPSVLGTAIAFFIGFNNNQAYDRWWEARKIWGMLVNDSRSWARSLINYVDEHEDSKPMIKKMICRHIAFLYTLKGSLRNYDDNIYSKYLTPEELKEIQQHSNMHNAILNIQSRDLQMLSKKGYIDGFRFMELNELLVNFSNQMGMSERIKNTIFPTTYTYLTKVFIWLFVVSITLVISSYVEYWSIFIGWLLGFVFVSTQINGMGLINPFENNSASIPLNQITRTIEINLLEMLGETDIPEPVKPINDEYVL from the coding sequence ATGCTCATTGCACAACACATCAAGCTCAGCAGAATCCTGATCAATACCTGGCAGGTGGATTTAATTATGATCGTTTCCTGCAGCATTACCTATTTTGCCAGAGAATTTTTAATTACCCATAACCTGGACATTCCGGCAATCATTCCAAGTGTTCTGGGCACTGCAATTGCATTTTTTATCGGTTTTAACAACAACCAGGCTTACGACAGGTGGTGGGAAGCACGCAAAATATGGGGAATGCTCGTTAATGATTCGCGTTCCTGGGCCAGAAGTCTGATCAATTATGTAGATGAACACGAAGATTCTAAGCCCATGATCAAAAAAATGATCTGCAGGCATATCGCATTTTTGTATACGCTGAAGGGTTCGCTCCGCAATTACGACGACAACATTTATAGCAAATACCTGACCCCGGAGGAGCTTAAGGAAATTCAGCAACACAGCAATATGCACAATGCGATTCTGAATATCCAATCGCGCGATTTGCAAATGTTATCCAAAAAGGGCTATATCGATGGCTTCCGTTTTATGGAACTGAATGAGTTACTGGTTAATTTTTCCAATCAGATGGGCATGTCAGAACGCATCAAAAACACCATATTCCCAACCACCTACACCTATCTTACCAAGGTCTTTATCTGGTTGTTTGTCGTGTCCATCACACTGGTGATCAGTTCCTACGTAGAATATTGGTCTATTTTTATCGGCTGGTTGCTTGGATTTGTATTTGTCTCGACACAAATTAACGGAATGGGACTGATTAATCCTTTTGAGAACAATTCTGCCTCCATTCCATTAAATCAGATCACCAGAACAATAGAGATCAACTTGTTGGAAATGCTCGGAGAAACCGACATTCCCGAACCTGTAAAACCTATTAATGATGAGTATGTCCTGTAA